The sequence AAAATCATAAGGAATATCTTTAAGAGCATATTCGGCTACCAGCATTTCAAGATTAAGAATCTTCTTATTCTCGAAAAGCTGTCCGACTCCATAATAGCTTTCAGCATTTTCATGGGTAATTATCTTTTTCGTTCTTCCTTCCTGTCTGGAAACATAGTTTACCGCATTACCTGCCCCCGCAGACACTCCTATAACATAGTCATAATAAATGTCCTTCTTAAGCATGTAATCAAGCACTCCGGCTGAGAAAATACCTCTCATAGCCCCGCCTTCCAGCACAAGTCCTGTCTTTACTTCACTCATAGGTGACCTCTATTTAGCGTTAGCTTCTACATAATCAACAATATCTTTAACAGTTTCAAGCTTGGCATCAGAACTGAATCTGATCTTAAACTCATCCTCAACAGTAATAGCCAGTAACATCATATTAAGAGAATCAACTCCTAAATCTGTTGCAAGAACACTGTCCATTGTAATAGTTGCCGGGTCGCACTGTGGCATAACCCTTCCAAAAATTTCCTTTAACTTCTCAAATACCATGATAAAATCTCCTTTTGATTTATTTTATGAAATCCGGTGGGGTGTGTTGGCAATCGGACGGTACGCGGTTTTGGAAAGGCTCGCTCCAAAAACACGCTTCCGCTCGGCTACTGACGCAGCGGACACTAAGCTCGTTCTGGCTTTTGATGAGGGATGCCGCGAGCAAGCTCCCGCATCCCTCATCAAAATCCCGAACTCCCTAAGTGCCGGCGTCCTCCGACGGTTTTTTCCGCAAGCCTTTTCAAAACCACGTACCTGCGACTGACACCTCCCAGATTATAATCAACTAAAACTGTATGGTCGCCAGCCTTCAGCTGTCTGCCCACCGTCGCCTACGCCCCTACCCACCGGGCGACCCCTCCGCAGGAGGCAGCCCGGAAGGCTGTGGCTGACGCAGGGGCTGCGAGCTGGGTGGGATGCGGACGGCGTGTGAGTGTGTAGTAGTTTGAAACCGTTGGAGGACGCCGGCACTTGGTAAGCTGGAGCAGTTGGCACTTCGTGCCAACAAACTCCAGCGAACCTAGTACCGTTGCGTCCGGATACGAGCGAAAGCGTGTTTCAAAATGCTACACACCCACACAACGCCCGCGTCACACCCAGCCGCAGCCCCGTTCGTCCTGTCACTACCTTCCGGGCACCACCACAACCTTACGCCTGATTCCTCAAAATCTTCATTGCGCCATTTCTCTTAAAATCTTCTGTACGCACCTTAAGCTTAAGCACTCTCTTGAATGGTGGGAGTTCCTTATTAACCTCATTAACAGTTTCCTGCAATCTGTTCTGGATTTCTTCCTCAGATGCACCCTCTAATTCAGGCATATATGGAATAATCTCAACACCGATAACAGTGTTTCCATTCATTTCCATCTCCTGTACAAGACAATCCTTTACAAGCGACTGCTTGTAGAACAATTCCTCTATCTCTTCTGGCGATACATTTTCACCATTAGGAAGAATGATAAGATTCTTGATACGACCTGTTATGTATATCCAGTCATTATCATCAAACTCAACAAGGTCACCTGTCTTAAACCATCCG is a genomic window of [Eubacterium] eligens ATCC 27750 containing:
- a CDS encoding acyl carrier protein; the protein is MVFEKLKEIFGRVMPQCDPATITMDSVLATDLGVDSLNMMLLAITVEDEFKIRFSSDAKLETVKDIVDYVEANAK